In Lotus japonicus ecotype B-129 chromosome 5, LjGifu_v1.2, one genomic interval encodes:
- the LOC130719714 gene encoding alpha-(1,4)-fucosyltransferase-like, with amino-acid sequence MYNFEPLGVHTWFVLNGAFIVYPYKMLLMHGSCRMHRRVGKPLRAYMDLEAGRKRSGREDIYISYHAEDDVQSTYAGAVFHNGRNYHVSNTKGSDILVYWSSSRCLRQRNELAKRLLSLLPHHSFGRCLNNVGGKGMAISLYPECATDANATPKWWDHLHCAMSHYKFVLAIENTFTESYVTEKLYYALDYGAVPIYFGAPNVMDFVPPHSIIDGTKFRTLEELASYMKAVANDPVAYAEYHAWRRCGVLVFLLKLDFSIPKD; translated from the exons ATGTATAATTTTGAGCCTTTAGGTGTTCACACATG GTTTGTACTCAATGGTGCTTTTATTGTGTACCCTTATAAAATGCTTCTCATGCATGGTTCTTGCAGAATGCAT AGACGTGTGGGAAAACCACTTCGTGCTTACATGGATCTCGAAGCTGGCCGAAAGAGATCAGGTCGAGAGGATATATATATTAGTTATCATGCTGAAGATGATGTACAGTCAACCTATGCTGGTGCTGTGTTTCACAATGGTCGAAACTATCACGTCTCCAATACCAAAGGTAG TGATATACTTGTTTATTGGTCTTCATCACGGTGCCTTCGTCAAAGGAATGAACTTGCCAAGAGACTCCTTAGCTTGCTGCCGCATCACTCATTCGGCAGGTGCCTAAACAATGTCGGTGGTAAAGGCATGGCTATTTCTCTTTATCCTGAGTGTGCAACGGATGCCAATGCTACGCCAAAGTGGTGGGATCATTTGCATTGTGCCATGTCTCACTACAAGTTTGTCCTTGCAATAGAGAACACTTTTACTGAGAGTTACGTGACGGAGAAGTTATATTATGCCTTGGATTATGGTGCAGTTCCTATCTATTTCGGTGCACCAAACGTCATGGATTTTGTTCCTCCACATTCAATTATAGATGGTACAAAGTTCAGGACGTTGGAAGAATTGGCTTCATACATGAAGGCGGTGGCTAATGATCCAGTTGCCTATGCAGAATACC